In Piliocolobus tephrosceles isolate RC106 chromosome 5, ASM277652v3, whole genome shotgun sequence, a single genomic region encodes these proteins:
- the LOC111541078 gene encoding histone H2B type 2-F-like: protein MPEPAKTAPAPKKGSKKAVTKVQKKDGKKRKRSRKESYSVYVYKVLKQVHPDTGISSKAMGIMNSFVNDIFERIAGEASRLAHYNKRSTITSREIQTAVRLLLPGELAKHAVSEGTKAVTKYTSSK, encoded by the coding sequence ATGCCTGAACCTGCTAAGACTGCTCCTGCCCCAAAGAAGGGCTCCAAAAAGGCGGTGACCAAGGTGCAGAAGAAGGATGGCAAGAAGCGCAAGCGTAGTCGCAAGGAGAGCTATTCCGTTTACGTGTACAAGGTGCTAAAGCAGGTCCACCCCGACACCGGCATCTCATCGAAGGCCATGGGTATCATGAACTCCTTCGTCAATGATATCTTCGAGCGCATTGCGGGCGAGGCTTCCCGCCTGGCGCATTACAACAAGCGCTCCACCATCACCTCCAGGGAGATCCAGACGGCCGTGCGCCTGCTGCTGCCCGGGGAACTGGCCAAGCATGCCGTGTCCGAGGGCACCAAGGCTGTCACCAAGTACACCAGCTCTAAGTAA
- the LOC111541071 gene encoding histone H2A type 1-D, with amino-acid sequence MSGRGKQGGKARAKAKTRSSRAGLQFPVGRVHRLLRKGNYSERVGAGAPVYLAAVLEYLTAEILELAGNAARDNKKTRIIPRHLQLAIRNDEELNKLLGKVTIAQGGVLPNIQAVLLPKKTESHHKAKGK; translated from the coding sequence ATGTCCGGACGCGGCAAGCAAGGCGGAAAGGCCCGAGCTAAGGCTAAGACCCGCTCTTCTCGGGCCGGGCTCCAGTTCCCTGTGGGCCGAGTGCACCGCTTGCTCCGCAAGGGCAACTACTCCGAGCGAGTTGGGGCCGGCGCGCCGGTGTATCTGGCGGCGGTGCTGGAGTACCTGACTGCCGAGATCTTGGAGCTGGCGGGCAATGCGGCCCGCGACAACAAGAAGACCCGCATTATCCCCCGACACCTGCAGCTGGCCATCCGCAACGACGAGGAGCTAAACAAGCTGCTGGGTAAAGTCACAATTGCTCAGGGCGGTGTCCTGCCCAACATACAGGCTGTATTGCTCCCCAAGAAGACTGAAAGCCACCACAAGGCCAAGGGCAAGTAA